The genomic interval CCGATGTCCAAGAGGATGGGGAGTCGGTCTGCAAACCCTGGACGGTGCAGGCAGGCAGGGTAGACTCTTGCCATGCCCAGGCCGTGCGGGCGTAGTCTGGCGGCGTCGCCAGCAGTTCCCGATGATAAATGGGGGTATTGTCCGACAGCGCCGTAGCGGGAATTTCCGCCGCCACACCACCCTGGAAGAGAATGCGCACGATCGGCTCCGCAATCACCGAGCCCGCCACCACCGCCTGCAGTTCCCAGCGATGGAAAATATCGATGAGTTCCTGCTCTCGCCCCTTCGCTGCCACAAACAACATGCGTTCCTGGGATTCCGACAGCAGATATTCGTAGGGCACCATGCCGGTTTCGCGCACCGGAATCAGATCCAAATCTAGCTCAATGCCCACACCGCCCTTGGCGGCCATTTCCGCCGTGGAACAGGTGAGCCCCGCTGCTCCCATATCCTGAGCTGCCACCACCGCACCGGTTTTGAACGCTTCTAAACAAGCTTCAATCAGGGATTTTTCCAGAAATGGATCGCCTACCTGCACCGCTGGGCGATCGCGCTCCGATTCATCACTCAGTTCGGCACTGGCAAAGCTGGCACCGCCCATGCCATCCCGTCCCGTCGTGGATCCCACATACAGCACCGGATTGCCCACACCGATGGCTCCCGATTTGACAATCTCCACCGTTTCCATCAAGCCCAGGGCCATGGCATTCACCAAGGGATTGCCGGCATAGGCAGGGTCAAAGCAGACTTCCCCGCCCACCGTGGGCACCCCGACACAGTTGCCGTAGTGGGCAATACCCGCCACCACGCCATGCATCAACCGCTGGGTGCGGGCATCCTTGAGATCACCAAAGCGCAGGGAGTTCAAAATCGCCAGCGGACGAGCGCCCATGGTGAAAATATCCCGCAAAATGCCGCCCACACCGGTGGCTGCTCCCTGGAACGGTTCCACTGCCGAGGGATGGTTATGGGACTCGATCTTAAACGCCAGATGCAGGCCATCTCCGAGGTCAACCACCCCAGCATTTTCGCCCGGGCCCACCAAAATGCGATCGCCCGTGGTGGGAAACTGGGACAGCAGCGGCCGCGAATTTTTGTAGCAGCAGTGTTCCGACCACATGACGCCAAACATGCCCAGTTCAGCCTTATTGGGATGCCGACCCAGGCGGCTGACAATGTCGTCATACTCAGTGGGGGTGATGCCTTCGGCGGCAATTTCTTCAGGGGAAAACGGAGCGGAGGACACTGACATAGGAGATTTGGCGATCGCAACAGTCTCCCATTTTATAAGCATTCGGCAGTGTCGTTAGAGATTCTTCGGATGTTCCAATCTTGACCGCCCAGCGTGGTAATCTAAGCTGCAATTTCGATGACTCCTGCACCCGTCCCATGTTCAACGACGCGATCCAATCCGACAGCCTCGCCCAGGCCAGCCTCCTCTCCCCAGCCCTGACCACCGAGATGCTCGATGGGCTACGTCAGCATCCCCCCATTAAGCTGGGCATCCTCGCCTCCGGCAGCGGCAGTAATTTTGAAGCGATCGCCCAAGCCATTGCCGACCAGCACCTCAACGCCCACATTCAAGTGGTGGTGTACAACAATCCCGGAGCCAAGGCCGCCGACCGCGCCGCCAAATTTGGCATTCCCGCCGTTCTGCACAACCATCGCGACTATGCCCAGCGGGAAGACCTAGATCGCGCCATTATTCAAACCTTTCAAGACTACGACGCCACCTGG from Leptolyngbya sp. CCY15150 carries:
- the purL gene encoding phosphoribosylformylglycinamidine synthase subunit PurL, giving the protein MSVSSAPFSPEEIAAEGITPTEYDDIVSRLGRHPNKAELGMFGVMWSEHCCYKNSRPLLSQFPTTGDRILVGPGENAGVVDLGDGLHLAFKIESHNHPSAVEPFQGAATGVGGILRDIFTMGARPLAILNSLRFGDLKDARTQRLMHGVVAGIAHYGNCVGVPTVGGEVCFDPAYAGNPLVNAMALGLMETVEIVKSGAIGVGNPVLYVGSTTGRDGMGGASFASAELSDESERDRPAVQVGDPFLEKSLIEACLEAFKTGAVVAAQDMGAAGLTCSTAEMAAKGGVGIELDLDLIPVRETGMVPYEYLLSESQERMLFVAAKGREQELIDIFHRWELQAVVAGSVIAEPIVRILFQGGVAAEIPATALSDNTPIYHRELLATPPDYARTAWAWQESTLPACTVQGLQTDSPSSWTSVLLTLLDAPTIASKNWVYRQYDHQVQNNTVLMPGGADAAVVRLRPQGAERSPSTYTKGVAATVDCNARYVYLHPYEGAKAAVAEAARNLSCVGAEPLAVTDNLNFGSPEKPIGYWQLAEACRGLAEACRVFSTPVTGGNVSLYNETLDSQGQPQAIYPTPVVGMVGLVEDLSRICGQGWRQGGDRIYLLGLGVGAAADSLTLGGSEYLAVVHQTVAGCPPVVDMELEKRVQQACRTGIHQGWVSSAHDCAEGGLAIALAEACISGQRGAEIQLPVGDEPEQRWDHILFAEGGARILVSVTSDQVLAWEAYLQEQLAGHWQVLGKVTEQQQLAIATEQGTTVIAADLATMDDCWSTAIARRLQ